The Pirellulimonas nuda genome includes a region encoding these proteins:
- a CDS encoding DUF3299 domain-containing protein: protein MNRVLLATLLIVTIAGCDVGADGAPSATKEPAEIGAAQAEQTEPAVAKNDPPPAVAPPPVPERTVDKSFDDLKFEMAEGERFRLELLTDEIEALEGKSIRIRGYILPPPQKRGLKSFVLVRDNMECCFGPGAALYDCILIEMAPGKTAEFSTRPVSVEGEFAVEVFPGPDDTPLAIYRMTGQRVK, encoded by the coding sequence TTGAACCGCGTGTTGCTGGCAACGTTGTTGATCGTCACGATCGCGGGTTGCGACGTCGGCGCCGATGGTGCGCCCTCCGCGACGAAAGAGCCCGCGGAGATCGGCGCGGCGCAGGCGGAGCAAACAGAGCCCGCCGTCGCCAAGAACGATCCGCCGCCGGCCGTAGCGCCGCCCCCCGTGCCCGAGCGGACCGTCGACAAGTCGTTCGACGACCTGAAGTTCGAGATGGCCGAGGGCGAACGCTTCCGGCTCGAGCTGCTGACCGACGAGATCGAGGCCCTGGAGGGCAAGAGCATCCGCATCCGCGGCTACATCCTCCCGCCGCCGCAGAAGCGTGGGCTCAAGTCGTTTGTGCTGGTCCGCGACAACATGGAGTGCTGCTTCGGCCCGGGCGCCGCGCTTTACGACTGCATCCTCATCGAGATGGCGCCCGGCAAGACCGCCGAGTTCTCCACCCGCCCCGTTTCTGTCGAGGGGGAGTTCGCCGTCGAGGTCTTCCCCGGCCCCGACGACACGCCGCTAGCGATCTACCGCATGACGGGCCAGCGGGTGAAGTAG
- a CDS encoding cytochrome d ubiquinol oxidase subunit II has product MTTTMQEAPAQQEDLLAYRSIPTTAILGAVFGLISASVLMVAASSFQATLMLVPIPVIGLLLSLFALKTVRSCPEAYTGAGIAWTGAVLSALFLFVGVGYSGYVYATEVPDGYQRISFLTLKPQQEDLEAQRSIRNDVTDMAGEQVFIKGYIRPDSTTVRTGMKRFLLVRDNQQCCFGDISKVQFYDQMQVELEGDLTADYSQRIFSVAGQLGIDPHNVNRGAEYPVFSLKADYVH; this is encoded by the coding sequence ATGACAACCACGATGCAAGAAGCCCCGGCACAGCAAGAAGACCTGCTGGCGTACCGGTCGATCCCCACCACGGCCATCCTGGGCGCGGTGTTCGGGCTCATTTCGGCGTCGGTGCTGATGGTGGCCGCCAGCAGCTTCCAGGCGACGCTGATGCTTGTGCCGATCCCGGTGATCGGTCTGCTGCTCTCCCTGTTCGCGCTCAAGACCGTGCGAAGCTGCCCCGAGGCCTACACCGGCGCCGGCATCGCGTGGACGGGCGCCGTGCTCTCTGCCCTGTTCTTGTTCGTCGGGGTCGGCTATAGCGGGTACGTCTACGCGACGGAGGTGCCCGACGGCTACCAGCGGATCTCCTTCCTCACGCTCAAACCCCAACAAGAAGACCTCGAGGCGCAGCGGTCTATCCGAAACGACGTGACCGACATGGCCGGCGAGCAGGTGTTCATCAAGGGCTACATCCGCCCCGACTCAACCACGGTCCGCACCGGCATGAAGCGTTTCCTGCTTGTCCGCGACAATCAGCAGTGCTGCTTCGGCGACATCAGCAAGGTGCAGTTCTACGATCAGATGCAGGTGGAGCTCGAGGGCGACCTCACCGCCGACTACTCGCAACGCATCTTCTCGGTCGCCGGTCAGCTCGGCATCGATCCACACAACGTCAACCGCGGCGCCGAGTACCCGGTCTTCTCACTCAAGGCGGACTACGTCCATTGA